The following are from one region of the Arcobacter defluvii genome:
- the bioV gene encoding pimelyl-ACP methyl ester esterase BioV: protein MISKSFFSGFCFFNESELFDEYIIRNDFTISGFSYGAIKAFEEALNTQDRVDKLQLFSPAFFQNFDEKFKRTQLMYFKKDENTYVQTFLNNVIYPSNKDISKYFKLGTAQELEELLTYVWNEEKLQKLVDKGVKIEVYLGADDKIIDSLKVKEFFQKFATIYYIKEKGHLL, encoded by the coding sequence ATGATTTCTAAAAGTTTTTTTTCTGGTTTTTGTTTTTTTAATGAATCAGAACTTTTTGATGAATATATTATAAGAAATGATTTTACAATTTCTGGTTTTTCTTATGGAGCTATAAAGGCTTTTGAAGAAGCTTTAAACACACAAGATAGAGTTGATAAACTTCAACTCTTTTCACCTGCATTTTTTCAAAATTTCGATGAAAAATTTAAAAGAACTCAACTTATGTATTTCAAAAAAGATGAAAATACTTATGTCCAAACTTTTTTAAATAATGTAATTTATCCTTCAAATAAAGATATTTCAAAATATTTTAAATTGGGAACAGCTCAAGAACTAGAAGAACTTTTAACATATGTTTGGAATGAAGAAAAACTTCAAAAATTAGTAGATAAAGGTGTAAAAATTGAAGTTTATTTAGGAGCGGATGATAAAATAATTGATTCTTTAAAAGTAAAAGAGTTTTTTCAAAAATTTGCAACAATATATTATATAAAAGAGAAAGGACATTTATTATGA
- a CDS encoding endonuclease MutS2 has protein sequence MEKILKKLDLIDYIDSFSKLLAREKSIILEGDINLHFKLINELSKFDFKAPNKVENLDSALMHIQKQGILKIYEIFEFIKIINYFRYLKRFNFDGKMLEWLDKIIIPTDVIKISEYFDDKANLKDGIDEDFDNIKYAISKNKEAIKQSLYKIINSSKVRTYLVDSQVHYINGEEALLVRGGFNHVLSGSVIDRSNSGFFYVVPHSISELKQKQSDLKNKQEEILYKICKEISSLFEKNLLFLKFLNKEFDRFDHYQARLFFAKMGDKNFILPSKNDVNRLVDFCHPALHNPKPITIDFTKSVVMITGVNAGGKTMMLKSILSAVFLSKYLLPYKAHHDTVVSNFKFINAVLDDPQSVKNDISTFAGRMVEFSKLFSAKNAIVGVDEIELGTDSDEAASLFKVIIEDLIQRDIKVIITTHHKRLAALMASNDNVELVAALYDEENQRPTYEFLQGTIGRSYAFETASRYGIPLSVVKRAKEVYGEDKDKLNELIERSSSLEREYKQKITKLDEEIANMQRITSNLKEQKEKLDEHIYSEKSKLHKEYSDARDEAKKAIKAKLVSESHQHLNIAHQKAKEIKVEKVQEVVELVVGDRVKYRNTKGTIVSIKGNKAYIENDMGMKVQVMLSDLSRSGNPPPPKIPSKKATVTIQRPETGSIKLDLHGQRADEAIENLDKFLSDALLAGFEEVLVYHGIGTGKLAFAVKEFLKKHPKVKGFEDAHPSSGGFGAKVIKL, from the coding sequence ATGGAAAAAATACTAAAAAAACTAGACTTAATCGATTATATTGATAGTTTTTCAAAGCTATTAGCAAGAGAAAAATCTATTATTTTAGAAGGTGATATTAACCTTCATTTTAAACTTATAAATGAATTATCAAAATTTGATTTTAAAGCACCTAACAAAGTAGAAAATCTTGATAGTGCACTGATGCATATACAAAAACAAGGTATTTTAAAAATTTATGAGATTTTTGAATTTATAAAAATAATAAACTATTTTAGATATTTAAAAAGATTTAATTTTGATGGGAAGATGCTTGAATGGCTAGATAAAATTATCATTCCAACAGATGTTATAAAAATATCTGAGTATTTTGATGATAAGGCAAATCTAAAAGATGGAATAGATGAAGATTTTGACAATATCAAATATGCAATTTCAAAAAATAAAGAAGCAATAAAACAAAGCCTTTATAAGATTATAAATTCTTCAAAAGTTAGAACTTATTTAGTTGATTCTCAAGTTCATTATATAAATGGTGAAGAGGCTTTACTTGTTCGTGGTGGATTTAATCATGTTCTTAGTGGAAGTGTAATTGATAGATCAAATTCTGGATTTTTTTATGTTGTTCCTCATAGTATTTCTGAGTTAAAACAAAAACAAAGTGATTTAAAAAATAAACAAGAAGAGATTTTATATAAAATTTGTAAAGAGATTTCATCTTTATTTGAAAAAAATCTTCTATTTTTAAAGTTTTTAAATAAAGAGTTTGATAGGTTTGATCATTATCAAGCAAGACTGTTTTTTGCAAAAATGGGAGATAAAAATTTTATTCTTCCTTCAAAAAATGATGTTAATAGACTTGTTGATTTTTGTCATCCAGCCTTACATAATCCAAAACCAATTACAATTGATTTTACAAAATCCGTTGTAATGATTACAGGAGTAAATGCGGGAGGAAAAACAATGATGTTAAAATCAATTTTATCAGCTGTTTTTCTTTCAAAATATTTACTTCCATATAAAGCTCATCATGATACAGTTGTTAGTAATTTTAAATTTATTAATGCAGTTTTAGATGACCCTCAAAGTGTAAAAAATGATATTTCAACATTTGCAGGTCGTATGGTTGAGTTTTCAAAACTTTTTAGTGCAAAAAATGCAATTGTTGGAGTAGATGAGATTGAACTTGGAACTGATTCAGATGAAGCTGCAAGTCTGTTTAAAGTAATAATAGAAGATTTAATTCAAAGAGATATAAAAGTTATTATTACAACTCACCATAAAAGATTAGCAGCACTTATGGCTTCAAATGATAATGTAGAATTAGTTGCTGCTCTTTATGATGAAGAGAATCAAAGACCAACTTATGAGTTCTTACAAGGAACAATTGGAAGGTCTTATGCTTTTGAAACTGCTTCTAGATATGGTATTCCACTTAGTGTTGTAAAAAGAGCAAAAGAAGTTTATGGTGAAGATAAAGATAAGTTAAATGAACTAATAGAAAGAAGTAGTTCATTGGAGAGAGAATATAAACAAAAAATTACAAAACTTGATGAAGAAATTGCAAATATGCAAAGAATTACTTCTAATTTAAAAGAGCAAAAAGAAAAACTTGATGAACATATTTATAGTGAAAAATCAAAACTTCACAAAGAATATAGTGATGCAAGAGATGAAGCAAAAAAAGCTATAAAAGCAAAACTTGTAAGTGAATCTCATCAACATCTAAATATTGCTCATCAAAAAGCAAAAGAGATTAAAGTTGAAAAGGTTCAAGAAGTTGTTGAGTTAGTTGTTGGAGATAGAGTTAAATATAGAAATACAAAAGGAACAATTGTTTCAATAAAAGGAAATAAAGCTTACATTGAAAATGACATGGGAATGAAAGTTCAAGTAATGTTAAGTGACTTAAGTAGAAGTGGAAATCCACCACCTCCAAAAATTCCTTCTAAAAAAGCAACTGTAACTATTCAACGACCAGAAACTGGAAGTATAAAACTTGACCTTCATGGACAAAGAGCAGATGAAGCAATTGAAAATTTAGATAAGTTTTTAAGTGATGCTTTACTTGCTGGATTTGAAGAAGTTTTAGTTTATCACGGAATTGGAACTGGAAAATTGGCATTTGCAGTAAAAGAGTTTTTGAAAAAACATCCAAAAGTAAAAGGTTTTGAAGATGCTCATCCAAGCAGTGGAGGATTTGGAGCTAAAGTTATAAAACTTTAG
- a CDS encoding AAA family ATPase, with translation MLQDSNNKNIDKNFKLMAMSAVVLLILFLYTIYKSSSHIEGTSYYIGIIFLFLLLFFALFLKLKQDKVRAFLNRNKKESTTFENELTKSKAKVSTDDLNSNIQAVTSNVTFKDVAGIKEIKEELEEIVDFLNNPKKYLEFGVKLPKGVLLVGPPGVGKTLIARAVAGEADVPFFYQSGASFVHIYVGMGAKKVRELFAKAKQSAPAIIFIDEIDAVGKARSGKSNDERESTLNELLTQMDGFDGDSGVIVIAATNKIEVLDDALLRAGRFDRRVHVGLPNIEDRKKILELYLNGKNYEINIDKLVNETAGFSSASLATLINEALLNMIKSNKKILDNDDIEVAKNKLEFGKKQLKILDDKQKEILSIYQASKAFISKTKVALFDESVQKLAPTYPSYHELCENIRRDLSGFIGVEVIKKEKYAINHEDLESAEKTANEIVKKYKMANSIDELLINVKNDLRTELSQNSDEIIRLKDIMLKNEVITLDDF, from the coding sequence ATGTTGCAAGATTCAAATAACAAAAATATAGATAAAAATTTTAAATTGATGGCTATGTCAGCAGTTGTACTGTTGATTTTATTTTTGTATACAATATATAAAAGTAGTTCTCATATTGAAGGAACATCTTATTATATAGGAATTATTTTTTTATTTTTACTTCTTTTTTTTGCTTTATTCTTAAAATTAAAACAAGATAAAGTAAGAGCTTTTTTAAATAGAAATAAAAAAGAATCAACAACTTTTGAAAATGAGCTTACAAAAAGCAAAGCAAAAGTTTCTACAGATGATTTAAATTCAAATATTCAAGCTGTAACTTCAAATGTAACTTTTAAAGATGTAGCTGGAATAAAAGAGATAAAAGAAGAGCTTGAAGAGATAGTTGATTTTTTAAATAATCCAAAAAAATATCTTGAATTTGGAGTTAAACTCCCAAAAGGTGTACTTTTAGTTGGACCTCCTGGTGTTGGAAAAACATTGATAGCACGTGCAGTCGCTGGTGAAGCTGATGTACCATTTTTCTATCAAAGTGGTGCAAGTTTTGTGCATATTTATGTGGGTATGGGTGCTAAAAAAGTGCGTGAACTTTTTGCAAAAGCTAAACAAAGTGCCCCAGCAATTATTTTTATAGATGAGATTGATGCTGTTGGAAAAGCAAGAAGTGGTAAATCAAATGATGAAAGAGAATCAACATTAAATGAACTGTTAACTCAAATGGATGGATTTGATGGAGATAGCGGTGTTATCGTAATTGCAGCAACAAATAAAATAGAAGTTTTAGATGATGCATTATTACGTGCAGGAAGATTTGATAGACGTGTTCATGTAGGCTTACCAAATATTGAAGATAGAAAAAAAATCTTAGAGTTATATTTAAATGGTAAAAATTACGAAATAAATATAGATAAATTAGTAAACGAAACAGCAGGTTTTAGTTCAGCAAGTTTAGCAACACTTATAAATGAAGCTTTATTAAATATGATTAAATCTAATAAAAAAATACTAGATAATGATGATATTGAAGTTGCAAAAAACAAGCTTGAATTTGGTAAAAAACAGTTAAAAATACTTGATGATAAGCAAAAAGAAATTCTTTCAATTTATCAAGCAAGTAAAGCATTTATTTCAAAAACAAAAGTTGCTTTATTTGATGAAAGTGTACAAAAGTTAGCTCCAACTTATCCATCTTATCATGAATTATGTGAAAATATCAGAAGAGATTTATCTGGATTTATAGGTGTTGAAGTTATTAAAAAAGAGAAATATGCAATAAATCATGAGGATTTAGAATCTGCTGAAAAAACAGCAAATGAAATAGTAAAAAAATATAAAATGGCAAATTCAATAGATGAACTTTTAATAAATGTAAAAAACGATTTAAGAACTGAATTATCGCAAAATAGCGATGAGATAATTAGATTAAAAGATATTATGTTGAAAAATGAGGTAATTACTCTTGATGATTTCTAA
- a CDS encoding SLC13 family permease, whose product MKNIFISILVSIGFFLVASSFFTTQHATLIALIALLVILWTNEALPIGVVSLLPIILFPAFGLIDVKTATTNYSNPTIFLFMGGFMIAIATQKIDLHKYISNKLLTIFPKTPRGMIFSLAFTSALLSSVLSNSTTALLLIPIAIFLTENIKFKARLALSIAYGCSIGGIITPIGTPPNLILLGFMQQHSLEPIAFIQWILLTAPLALIMLIIIPFLLSLGLNDVKLDNTVEHTEILQKDQKRLLYILLGLIVLLLVNSKIEPYYSGLGLNETAILLGFGLLMFVPKIGFIEWEDAKKIPYEIIFLFGAGFTIATAFSKTGLANEVANYMLSLTNLPVIILILMVAALITFTTEITSNTALISIAFPIIYSLGEVTNIDMTLILMVATICASYAFMLPIATPPNAIAMSSGAVKVKEMAKFGFFINILAILMVTFIALIYWQYFI is encoded by the coding sequence TTGAAAAATATATTTATATCAATTCTTGTATCTATAGGATTTTTTCTAGTTGCAAGTTCATTTTTTACAACTCAACACGCTACATTAATTGCTTTAATTGCATTACTTGTAATTTTATGGACAAATGAAGCTTTACCAATAGGTGTAGTATCTTTACTTCCAATTATTTTATTTCCAGCTTTTGGTTTGATTGATGTAAAAACAGCCACAACAAACTATTCTAATCCAACTATATTTTTGTTTATGGGTGGATTTATGATAGCAATTGCAACACAAAAAATAGATTTACATAAATATATTTCAAATAAACTTTTGACAATTTTTCCTAAAACTCCAAGAGGAATGATATTCTCTTTGGCTTTTACATCAGCACTTTTAAGTTCAGTTTTATCAAATTCTACAACAGCACTTTTACTTATACCAATTGCAATATTTTTAACTGAAAATATCAAGTTTAAAGCTAGACTTGCTTTATCAATCGCTTATGGATGTAGTATAGGTGGAATTATTACTCCTATTGGGACACCGCCAAATTTGATTCTTTTAGGATTTATGCAACAACACTCACTTGAACCAATTGCATTTATCCAATGGATTTTATTAACAGCGCCTTTAGCTTTAATTATGTTAATAATAATACCATTTTTACTATCTTTAGGTTTAAATGATGTAAAACTTGATAATACAGTTGAACATACAGAAATTTTACAAAAAGATCAAAAAAGATTGTTATATATCTTATTGGGTTTAATTGTATTATTACTTGTAAATTCAAAAATTGAACCTTATTATTCAGGTTTAGGACTTAATGAAACAGCAATTTTATTAGGTTTTGGTTTATTGATGTTTGTACCAAAAATTGGATTTATTGAGTGGGAAGATGCAAAAAAAATTCCTTATGAAATTATCTTTTTATTTGGTGCAGGATTTACTATTGCTACAGCTTTTTCAAAAACAGGATTAGCAAATGAAGTTGCAAATTATATGTTATCATTGACAAATTTACCTGTAATTATACTTATTTTAATGGTTGCAGCATTAATAACATTTACAACTGAAATTACTTCAAATACTGCACTTATTTCAATAGCTTTTCCTATTATTTATTCTTTAGGTGAAGTTACTAATATAGATATGACTCTTATTTTAATGGTTGCTACTATTTGTGCAAGTTATGCTTTTATGCTTCCAATTGCAACTCCACCAAATGCTATTGCTATGAGTAGTGGAGCTGTAAAAGTGAAAGAAATGGCAAAATTTGGATTTTTTATTAATATTTTAGCTATTTTAATGGTTACTTTTATAGCATTAATTTATTGGCAGTATTTCATCTAG
- the dapE gene encoding succinyl-diaminopimelate desuccinylase, giving the protein MTIIELFQKLLRFKSLTPNDDGAFDFIEEYLGADWTCLKVDMEGVKNRFYYKKFNENPQHLCFAGHIDVVPTGEGWSVDPFAADVIDGIITARGSQDMKSGDAAFLYACKNAKNFDGTLSILLTSDEEGEGTYGTIKMLEHLKEIDMIPNYAVVAEPTCEVVFGDAIKVGRRGSINGYLTIQGKQGHAAYPEKGINPVHQIAPLLEKIAGYDLDNGDEYFAPSKLVITDIRAGMQVTNVTPNKLDLMFNVRNSTNTKKEDVEAYIEKVFGHLNYSLRTTQGSYPFVTNKESKVVKAMENSIEEILGVKTKHSTAGGTSDARYFGAFGIEAIEFGVINDTIHSVGERTTVKEVEGLTKVFENLIEKF; this is encoded by the coding sequence ATGACTATTATAGAATTATTTCAAAAATTATTAAGATTTAAATCATTAACTCCAAATGATGATGGAGCATTTGATTTTATAGAAGAGTATTTGGGAGCTGATTGGACTTGTCTTAAAGTTGATATGGAAGGTGTAAAAAATAGATTTTATTATAAAAAATTCAATGAAAACCCACAACATCTTTGTTTTGCAGGTCATATAGATGTAGTTCCAACAGGAGAAGGTTGGAGTGTTGATCCTTTTGCTGCTGATGTGATAGATGGAATTATAACTGCTAGGGGTTCGCAAGATATGAAAAGTGGAGATGCTGCTTTTTTATATGCTTGTAAAAATGCAAAAAATTTTGATGGAACTTTATCTATTTTACTAACTAGCGATGAAGAGGGTGAAGGAACATATGGAACTATTAAAATGCTTGAGCATTTAAAAGAGATAGATATGATTCCAAACTATGCAGTTGTAGCAGAGCCAACTTGTGAAGTAGTTTTTGGTGATGCTATAAAAGTAGGGCGAAGAGGAAGTATCAATGGATATTTAACAATCCAAGGAAAACAAGGACATGCGGCATATCCAGAAAAAGGAATAAATCCAGTTCATCAAATAGCACCTCTTTTAGAAAAAATAGCCGGTTATGATTTGGATAATGGAGATGAATATTTTGCTCCAAGTAAACTGGTAATCACAGATATACGTGCAGGAATGCAAGTAACAAATGTAACACCAAATAAACTTGATTTGATGTTTAATGTTAGAAATTCTACAAACACAAAAAAAGAAGATGTTGAAGCTTATATAGAAAAAGTTTTTGGGCATTTAAATTATAGTTTACGAACAACACAAGGTTCATATCCATTTGTTACAAATAAAGAATCAAAAGTTGTGAAGGCTATGGAAAACTCAATTGAAGAAATTTTAGGAGTTAAAACAAAACATAGTACGGCTGGTGGAACAAGTGATGCTAGATATTTTGGAGCATTTGGAATCGAAGCTATTGAATTTGGTGTTATAAATGATACTATTCATAGTGTAGGGGAGAGAACAACTGTAAAAGAGGTTGAAGGTCTTACAAAAGTTTTTGAAAATCTTATAGAAAAATTTTAG
- the mog gene encoding molybdopterin adenylyltransferase has product MNKEIAKIGIITASDRASAGIYEDLSGKAIIDTLNSYLISSWERVYRCIADDQKTIEDTIKDLVDNEKCCLVVTTGGTGPAKRDVTPEATEAVCDRMMPGFGELMRAESLKFVPTAILSRQTAGLRGSSLIVNLPGKPKSIKECLDAVFPAIPYCIDLMEGPYLECNEEVIKAFRPKK; this is encoded by the coding sequence ATGAATAAAGAAATAGCAAAAATTGGAATAATAACTGCAAGTGATAGAGCAAGTGCTGGTATTTATGAAGATTTATCAGGAAAAGCTATAATTGATACATTAAATAGTTATTTAATATCTTCTTGGGAAAGAGTTTATAGATGTATTGCAGATGACCAAAAAACAATTGAAGATACAATAAAAGATTTAGTAGATAACGAAAAATGTTGCTTAGTTGTAACAACTGGTGGAACAGGACCTGCCAAAAGAGATGTTACTCCAGAAGCGACAGAAGCTGTTTGTGATAGAATGATGCCAGGATTTGGAGAATTAATGAGGGCAGAATCTTTAAAATTTGTACCAACTGCAATACTTTCACGTCAAACAGCAGGTTTAAGAGGAAGTTCTTTAATAGTAAATCTTCCAGGAAAACCAAAATCAATAAAAGAGTGTTTAGATGCTGTTTTTCCTGCAATTCCTTATTGTATTGATTTGATGGAAGGTCCATATTTAGAGTGTAATGAAGAAGTTATAAAAGCTTTTAGACCTAAGAAATAA
- a CDS encoding DUF6858 family protein, which yields MKQKIFKDKYHIFEIEYKKSELTYKSVDEIISALQIRIDAHPVIAFIAIFDQYKHTSSLKDGEINPKIKAAKNIIFCFGKELPTPEVMAVRPRSIGVCETEDSFILNFLEAPNENANKTMEEFVKSLKTYIY from the coding sequence ATGAAACAAAAAATTTTTAAAGATAAATATCATATTTTTGAAATAGAATATAAAAAAAGTGAACTAACTTATAAAAGTGTAGATGAGATTATCTCTGCTTTACAAATAAGAATTGATGCTCACCCTGTTATTGCTTTTATAGCAATTTTTGATCAATACAAACATACAAGTTCATTGAAAGATGGAGAAATTAATCCAAAAATAAAAGCTGCAAAAAATATAATTTTTTGTTTTGGAAAAGAGTTACCAACTCCAGAAGTAATGGCAGTTCGTCCTAGAAGTATCGGTGTTTGTGAAACAGAAGATTCATTTATATTAAACTTTTTAGAAGCACCAAATGAAAATGCAAATAAAACAATGGAAGAGTTTGTAAAATCTCTAAAAACTTATATTTATTAA
- a CDS encoding DUF748 domain-containing protein, producing the protein MGKLEKSFYWLCFILLVYITIGFKLIPIILKDQLIKNLDENLTTKTSIEKIEFNPFTIALKIHNFKLSDENNNSDISFKELDVDFALMRSIEKRHISFQTIFLDELYLNILENKDGTLNLTKLVKPTPEKTEESSSSFDIKFLISKIDLNNADINFTSNIDEKPFTLTLKDIDYTIYDLGTYKDALSSNNLTFRINEDTNVAIGGAFKLEPFKMYGKIDISNLKIKELLDFKKDFFNFNLNEDANINLVLNYNIDTTKDFDLKLNSEKLEINNIDLKQNNKSIASLKKLDIKRFDFDLINQNIKLDGINIDTLNANMISDKNGINFANLIKSEPSKEEIKTEQKDENTQNNISKPWILNLSNIQATTNFDFDDKTNNSLINAKATTLNLKNLKIVDSKIDLNFLDINNSNLSFIDNTNKLNIKSKNTKINLNTLSLNNSIIDIDSINLSKENLNFDEKKSNLNINSKNLNLAVTNLKIDGNKISLKNSSLKTPNLNFEDKNSKMKVESTNINLNLNDFLFNNEKITVNEIKLSKPNINFKDSINKLDVKAKNLELSINKLSNKGSDISIDYIRLLNPNLDFINLENNTKIAAKNLDLRIKKLSNQKNLFKIEKTDLNNPHISIILPKNISTTTEESIAQTTKNTKVDNNKASTSKTKLNIGPVNINNAIFDFEDKNLPISFKTTVSKLNGKISEIKNTKSSKTNLELNGVVDKYGVAKITGIVNPNNIKFLTDINMKFQNIAMENFTPYTGKFIGRELKSGKLDLDLKYNIDKSNLDAKNNIVITKLELGDEVQSPDAVSLPLGIAISLLEDSDGVIDINLPISGNVDDPQFSIGAILWKAFVNLITKAVTAPFSLLGAIFNFNEDEIKSVKFDSLESEITPIQKETLDKIAQILTAKQDIAIKLQASYDKDKETQALKEKKYLARKDDDRNLKKEQIDALISKETIKISELEKVAKDRILNIKEYLVKEKSINKKQIILIDEILTSNSSIDLKIEQLK; encoded by the coding sequence GTGGGAAAATTAGAAAAATCATTTTATTGGTTATGCTTTATACTTTTAGTATATATAACTATAGGATTTAAACTTATTCCAATTATTTTAAAAGACCAATTAATCAAAAATTTAGATGAAAATCTAACTACAAAAACTTCTATTGAGAAAATAGAATTTAATCCATTTACAATTGCTTTAAAAATTCATAATTTTAAACTTTCAGATGAAAACAATAATTCAGATATTTCTTTTAAAGAATTAGATGTTGATTTTGCGCTAATGCGTTCTATTGAAAAAAGACATATCAGTTTTCAAACTATTTTTTTAGATGAACTTTATTTAAATATATTAGAAAATAAAGATGGAACATTAAATCTTACAAAACTTGTAAAACCTACACCTGAAAAAACAGAAGAGAGTTCTAGTTCATTTGATATTAAATTTCTTATTTCAAAAATTGATTTAAATAATGCAGATATTAATTTTACAAGCAATATAGATGAAAAACCTTTTACTCTTACTTTAAAAGATATTGATTATACTATATATGATTTAGGTACATATAAAGATGCTTTATCTTCAAATAATTTAACATTTAGAATAAATGAAGATACAAATGTAGCAATTGGAGGAGCATTTAAACTTGAACCATTTAAAATGTATGGAAAAATTGATATATCAAATCTAAAAATAAAAGAATTATTAGACTTTAAAAAAGATTTTTTTAATTTTAATTTAAATGAAGATGCAAATATAAATCTTGTTTTAAACTATAATATAGATACTACAAAAGATTTTGATTTAAAATTAAATAGTGAAAAACTAGAAATTAATAATATTGATTTAAAACAAAATAATAAATCAATAGCCTCATTAAAAAAACTTGATATAAAAAGATTTGATTTTGATTTAATCAATCAAAATATTAAACTTGATGGAATAAATATAGATACTTTAAATGCAAATATGATTTCAGATAAAAATGGAATAAATTTTGCTAATTTAATAAAAAGTGAACCTTCAAAAGAAGAAATTAAAACTGAACAAAAAGATGAAAATACACAAAATAATATATCTAAACCTTGGATTTTAAATCTTTCGAATATTCAAGCTACAACAAATTTTGATTTTGATGATAAAACAAATAATAGTTTGATAAATGCAAAAGCTACAACTTTAAATCTTAAAAATTTAAAAATAGTTGATTCAAAAATTGATTTAAATTTTCTTGACATAAATAATTCAAATCTAAGTTTTATTGATAATACAAATAAATTAAATATAAAATCAAAAAATACGAAAATCAACCTAAATACTTTATCTTTGAATAACTCGATTATAGATATTGATTCTATTAATCTTTCAAAAGAGAATTTAAATTTTGATGAAAAGAAATCAAATCTAAATATAAACTCAAAAAATCTTAATTTAGCTGTAACTAATCTAAAAATAGATGGGAATAAAATATCTTTAAAAAACTCTTCTTTAAAAACACCTAACTTAAATTTTGAAGATAAAAACTCAAAAATGAAAGTAGAAAGTACAAATATCAATCTAAATTTAAATGATTTTTTATTTAATAATGAAAAAATTACAGTTAATGAGATCAAACTTTCTAAACCAAATATAAATTTCAAAGATTCGATAAACAAATTAGATGTTAAAGCAAAAAACCTAGAGTTAAGCATAAATAAACTATCAAATAAAGGTAGTGACATATCAATAGATTATATAAGATTATTAAATCCAAATCTTGATTTTATAAATTTAGAAAATAATACTAAAATTGCAGCAAAAAATCTGGACTTAAGAATTAAAAAATTATCAAATCAAAAAAATCTATTTAAAATAGAAAAAACTGATTTAAATAATCCACATATTTCAATAATTCTGCCAAAAAACATATCAACTACTACAGAAGAAAGTATTGCACAAACAACAAAAAATACAAAAGTAGATAATAATAAAGCATCAACAAGTAAAACTAAACTAAACATTGGACCTGTTAATATCAATAATGCAATCTTTGATTTTGAAGATAAAAATTTACCAATTTCATTTAAAACAACTGTTTCTAAACTAAATGGAAAAATTTCTGAAATAAAAAATACAAAATCAAGTAAAACAAACCTTGAGTTAAATGGTGTTGTTGATAAATATGGAGTTGCAAAAATCACAGGAATTGTAAATCCAAATAATATAAAATTTTTAACAGATATAAATATGAAATTCCAAAATATAGCCATGGAAAACTTCACACCTTATACGGGGAAATTTATTGGTCGTGAACTAAAAAGTGGGAAACTTGATTTAGATTTAAAATATAATATTGATAAGTCTAATCTTGATGCAAAAAATAATATTGTTATTACAAAATTAGAGTTAGGAGATGAAGTACAAAGTCCTGATGCAGTATCTTTACCATTAGGAATTGCAATATCTTTACTTGAAGATTCAGATGGTGTTATAGATATAAATCTTCCTATTTCTGGTAATGTAGATGATCCACAATTTTCTATTGGAGCAATTTTATGGAAAGCTTTTGTAAATCTAATTACCAAAGCTGTTACAGCTCCTTTTTCATTACTTGGAGCTATATTTAATTTTAATGAAGATGAAATAAAAAGTGTAAAATTCGACTCTTTAGAGAGTGAAATTACTCCTATTCAAAAAGAAACTTTAGACAAAATAGCTCAAATTTTAACTGCAAAACAAGATATTGCTATAAAACTTCAAGCTTCTTATGATAAAGATAAAGAAACACAAGCTTTGAAAGAAAAAAAATATCTTGCAAGAAAAGATGATGATAGAAATCTAAAAAAAGAGCAAATTGATGCTTTAATCTCAAAAGAAACTATCAAAATTTCTGAACTTGAAAAGGTTGCAAAAGATAGAATTTTAAATATCAAAGAGTATTTAGTAAAAGAGAAATCTATCAATAAAAAACAAATTATTTTAATAGATGAAATATTAACTTCAAATTCTTCAATAGATTTAAAAATCGAACAACTTAAATAA